A part of Cystobacter ferrugineus genomic DNA contains:
- the polX gene encoding DNA polymerase/3'-5' exonuclease PolX — protein sequence MKPPDKATIVQILRDISLLLQMKGENPFRSRAYDIAADRLAGLSEDLGALLRDGRLQELPGIGQAIADKVSELLTTSRLAYYEALRAELPAGVLELVKVPELGPKKAVLLARQLGVDSVDALEKACREGLVRQVAGFGEKSETKLLAGIELYRRSNTPRRLLGEVLPMAERLLASVQTLPGVLRASLGGSLRRRAETVGDVDLIASAAGASAVFDAFCAAPEVAHVIGRGESKCSVRLHEKDLQVDLRVLPDEDFATALHHFTGSRAHHVRLRGLAQERGLKISEWGVHRADGTKLHVPDEAALYRLLGMQYIPPELREDTGEIEAALAGKLPEDLVTWEDLQGAVHAHSTWSDGKNTLEEMARAAKALGLKFLTVTEHSQASIYAGGLKEDDLRRQWEEIDRVNETVKGVRLLKGIEVDILESGALDYTDAVLEQLEVVIGSIHVRHGMDEDQMTRRLLKAFDNPHLHILGHPTGRMLPSRDPYPLRMEEVLDKAAERGVVVEVNGKPERLDLKTEHVRMALERGVKLVVSCDAHRAADLGNLAFSLGTARRGWARRGDVLNTLPADQFIATLRKQRAA from the coding sequence GTGAAGCCGCCCGATAAAGCCACCATCGTCCAGATCCTCCGGGACATCTCGCTCCTCCTCCAGATGAAGGGGGAGAACCCCTTTCGCAGCCGCGCCTATGACATCGCCGCCGATCGGCTCGCGGGCCTCTCCGAGGACCTGGGCGCCCTGCTGCGCGATGGTCGGCTCCAGGAACTGCCGGGGATCGGCCAGGCCATCGCCGACAAGGTGTCCGAGCTGCTGACCACGAGCCGGCTCGCCTACTACGAGGCGCTGCGCGCCGAGCTGCCCGCGGGCGTGCTGGAACTCGTGAAGGTGCCGGAGCTGGGGCCCAAGAAGGCGGTGCTGCTTGCCCGGCAGCTCGGGGTGGACAGCGTGGACGCGCTGGAGAAGGCCTGCCGCGAGGGACTCGTGCGCCAGGTGGCCGGCTTCGGGGAGAAGAGCGAGACCAAACTGCTCGCGGGCATCGAGTTGTACCGGCGCTCGAACACGCCCCGGCGCCTGCTGGGCGAGGTGCTGCCCATGGCCGAGCGACTGCTCGCCTCCGTCCAGACCCTGCCGGGCGTCCTCCGCGCGAGCCTCGGAGGCAGCCTGCGCCGGCGGGCGGAGACCGTGGGGGACGTGGATCTCATCGCCTCGGCGGCCGGGGCCAGCGCCGTGTTCGACGCCTTCTGCGCCGCGCCCGAGGTGGCCCACGTCATCGGCCGGGGCGAGAGCAAGTGCTCGGTGCGGCTGCACGAGAAGGATCTCCAGGTGGACCTGCGCGTCCTGCCGGACGAGGACTTCGCCACCGCCCTGCACCACTTCACCGGCTCGCGCGCCCACCACGTGCGCCTGCGGGGGCTCGCCCAGGAGCGGGGACTGAAGATCTCCGAGTGGGGCGTGCACCGCGCCGACGGCACCAAGCTGCACGTGCCCGACGAGGCCGCGCTCTACCGGTTGCTCGGCATGCAGTACATCCCCCCCGAGCTGCGCGAGGACACGGGGGAGATCGAGGCGGCGCTCGCGGGGAAGCTGCCCGAGGATCTGGTCACCTGGGAGGATCTCCAGGGCGCGGTGCACGCCCACAGCACCTGGTCGGACGGGAAGAACACCCTGGAGGAGATGGCGCGCGCGGCAAAGGCCCTGGGGCTCAAGTTCCTCACGGTGACCGAGCACAGCCAGGCCTCCATCTACGCCGGAGGCCTCAAGGAGGACGACCTGCGCCGGCAGTGGGAGGAGATCGACCGCGTCAATGAGACCGTGAAGGGCGTGCGGCTGCTCAAGGGCATCGAGGTGGACATCCTGGAGAGCGGCGCGCTCGACTACACCGACGCCGTGCTCGAGCAGTTGGAGGTGGTCATCGGCTCCATCCACGTGCGCCACGGCATGGACGAGGATCAGATGACGCGCCGGTTGCTCAAGGCCTTCGACAACCCGCACCTGCACATCCTCGGGCACCCCACCGGGCGGATGCTCCCGAGCCGCGATCCCTACCCCCTGCGCATGGAAGAGGTGCTCGACAAGGCGGCCGAGCGGGGCGTGGTGGTGGAGGTCAACGGCAAGCCGGAGCGGCTGGACCTGAAGACCGAGCACGTGCGGATGGCGCTCGAGCGCGGAGTGAAACTGGTGGTGAGCTGTGACGCGCACCGCGCGGCGGATCTGGGCAACCTGGCCTTCTCCCTGGGCACCGCGCGCCGGGGGTGGGCCCGCCGGGGAGATGTCCTCAACACCCTCCCCGCGGATCAATTCATCGCCACCCTGCGCAAGCAGCGCGCCGCGTGA
- a CDS encoding S1 family peptidase, with amino-acid sequence MTRLLPLVLALVSTGALAADKPTRADLQKTLALYERSVVKVRGGRGAGPGVIVGAEGQVLTSVRHVDLEAARVEFEGQSLPATVVLANAMLKVAVVAAPAGNYPAVPVRVSTGSPAGQWLIGVVPGRGQKRNTPTAGLAREAPEPFIDVDVALPPGSPLFDTRGRLVAVSVQRKGRGCRALPLDAVKQQLVTRVATP; translated from the coding sequence GTGACGCGCCTCCTGCCCCTCGTCCTCGCCCTCGTCTCCACCGGCGCCCTCGCCGCGGACAAGCCCACCCGTGCCGATCTCCAGAAGACCCTGGCGCTGTATGAGCGCTCGGTGGTGAAGGTGCGGGGCGGGCGCGGCGCGGGTCCGGGCGTCATCGTGGGCGCCGAGGGCCAGGTGCTCACCTCCGTGCGCCACGTCGACCTGGAGGCCGCGCGGGTGGAGTTCGAGGGCCAGAGCCTGCCGGCCACGGTGGTGCTCGCCAACGCGATGCTCAAGGTGGCCGTCGTCGCCGCGCCCGCGGGCAACTACCCCGCCGTGCCCGTGCGGGTGTCCACCGGGAGCCCCGCGGGCCAGTGGCTCATCGGCGTGGTGCCGGGCCGGGGCCAGAAGCGCAACACCCCCACGGCGGGCCTGGCGCGCGAGGCCCCCGAGCCCTTCATCGACGTGGACGTCGCGCTGCCTCCGGGCAGTCCGCTCTTCGACACCCGGGGCCGGCTGGTGGCGGTGTCCGTGCAGCGCAAGGGGCGCGGCTGCCGGGCCCTGCCCCTGGACGCCGTCAAGCAGCAGCTCGTCACCCGGGTGGCCACGCCGTGA
- the mrtX gene encoding myxosortase MrtX, with translation MRDSVAAAWRPTAVQEVLGLWGLGFLGIIVSFLLFGGTGVPKLVATVGFLYLPLIPMRWRGEDYRDYGLSARTWRQDVRLFLGMSLVVFPLFFGLFWLWTEVLPLLPTELARLLAPFRGPAHFTPRLPPRFGEWVVDQLFVVALPEEFFYRGYMQARLRDAWPQGRRVFGVRLGPAFWLTALLFALGHLAIFQVWRLSVFFPALLFGWMRERTGSVVGAALFHAAANLFVRCLEVSFFGG, from the coding sequence GTGAGAGACTCCGTGGCGGCTGCTTGGCGTCCCACCGCCGTCCAGGAGGTGCTCGGCCTGTGGGGCCTGGGCTTCCTGGGCATCATCGTCTCCTTCCTGCTGTTCGGCGGCACGGGCGTGCCCAAGCTGGTGGCCACGGTGGGCTTTCTCTACCTGCCGCTCATCCCCATGCGCTGGCGCGGCGAGGACTACCGCGACTACGGGCTGTCCGCGCGCACCTGGCGCCAGGACGTGCGCCTCTTCCTGGGGATGAGCCTGGTGGTGTTTCCGCTCTTCTTCGGGCTCTTCTGGCTGTGGACGGAGGTGCTCCCGCTGCTGCCCACGGAGCTCGCACGGCTGCTCGCGCCCTTCCGGGGCCCGGCGCACTTCACGCCCCGGCTGCCCCCGCGCTTCGGGGAGTGGGTGGTGGATCAACTCTTCGTCGTGGCCCTGCCCGAGGAGTTCTTCTACCGGGGCTACATGCAGGCGCGCCTGCGCGATGCCTGGCCCCAGGGGCGGCGCGTGTTCGGCGTCCGGCTGGGGCCCGCCTTCTGGCTCACCGCGCTGCTCTTCGCGCTCGGGCACCTGGCCATCTTCCAGGTGTGGCGCCTGTCCGTCTTCTTCCCCGCCCTGCTCTTCGGGTGGATGCGCGAGCGCACCGGCAGTGTCGTGGGCGCGGCCCTCTTCCACGCCGCCGCCAACCTCTTCGTGCGCTGCCTCGAGGTGTCCTTCTTCGGCGGCTAG
- the dnaK gene encoding molecular chaperone DnaK, with protein MSEEIAIGIDLGTSTSCVSVVQDGQPFVIPNEWGETTHASCVSFLDDGSVLVGNAAKRNIITNAESTVYSAKRLIGRYFFSDEVKKAQAVMPYQIVEGENNTVRIAVRGETYSLPEISALVLKEMKAIAEGYLGTPVTKAVVTVPAYFNDNQRQATKDAGRIAGLEVLRILNEPTAAALAYGFGRDVSQRVVVYDLGGGTFDVSILEIGKDVFEVLSTAGDTYLGGDDFDDRIMTWLADDFLKRTRLDLRQNKYCLQMLKDAAERAKIDVGSQGAADVRCEGICQDAQGKVLDLTARLTQDQFNRMVMDLVQRTFKVCDEALQSARMTAADIDAVILVGGPTRLPIIRNSVRHYFQKEPKEGINPDQVVAMGAALQANALLDTATETFLVDVTPLSLRIGTVGGYTEKIIDKNTPVPIDRSKTFTTSRDGQEKVKIRVYQGESNRADECEMLGEFEFSGFRVGYRGEVKIDVTFEINTDGMVNVSAADQETGQKTSTTLTMSSGLSEADIQRSIQANQQLQLAGHGGADLPAVAAPRRGR; from the coding sequence ATGTCGGAAGAGATCGCGATCGGCATCGACCTGGGCACGTCGACCTCGTGTGTGTCCGTGGTCCAGGACGGTCAGCCGTTCGTCATTCCCAACGAGTGGGGCGAGACGACACACGCCTCCTGCGTGTCCTTCCTCGATGACGGCTCGGTGCTGGTGGGCAACGCGGCCAAGCGCAACATCATCACCAACGCCGAGTCCACGGTGTACTCGGCCAAGCGCCTCATCGGGCGCTACTTCTTCTCCGACGAGGTGAAGAAGGCCCAGGCGGTGATGCCGTACCAGATCGTCGAGGGAGAGAACAACACGGTGCGCATCGCCGTGCGGGGCGAGACCTACTCGCTGCCGGAGATCTCCGCGCTGGTGCTCAAGGAGATGAAGGCCATCGCGGAGGGCTACCTGGGCACGCCCGTGACCAAGGCGGTGGTCACCGTGCCGGCCTACTTCAACGACAACCAGCGTCAGGCGACCAAGGACGCGGGGCGCATCGCCGGGCTGGAGGTGCTGCGCATCCTCAACGAGCCCACCGCGGCGGCGCTCGCCTACGGCTTCGGCCGGGACGTGAGCCAGCGCGTGGTGGTGTACGACCTGGGCGGTGGCACCTTCGACGTCTCCATCCTGGAGATCGGCAAGGACGTCTTCGAGGTGCTGTCCACCGCGGGTGACACGTACCTGGGCGGCGACGACTTCGACGATCGCATCATGACGTGGCTGGCGGACGACTTCCTCAAGCGCACGCGGCTGGACCTGAGGCAGAACAAGTACTGCCTGCAGATGCTCAAGGACGCGGCCGAGCGGGCGAAGATCGACGTGGGCAGCCAGGGCGCGGCGGACGTGCGGTGCGAGGGCATCTGCCAGGACGCCCAGGGCAAGGTGTTGGACCTGACGGCCCGGCTCACCCAGGATCAGTTCAACCGGATGGTGATGGACCTGGTGCAGCGCACCTTCAAGGTGTGCGACGAGGCGCTGCAATCCGCGCGCATGACGGCGGCGGACATCGACGCGGTCATCCTCGTGGGCGGCCCCACGCGCCTGCCCATCATCCGCAACTCGGTGCGCCACTACTTCCAGAAGGAGCCCAAGGAGGGCATCAACCCGGATCAGGTGGTGGCCATGGGCGCGGCGCTCCAGGCCAACGCGCTGCTGGACACCGCCACCGAGACCTTCCTCGTGGACGTGACGCCGCTGTCGCTGCGCATCGGCACGGTGGGCGGCTACACCGAGAAGATCATCGACAAGAACACGCCGGTGCCCATCGATCGCTCGAAAACCTTCACCACCAGCCGCGACGGCCAGGAGAAGGTGAAGATCCGCGTCTACCAGGGCGAGAGCAACCGCGCCGACGAGTGCGAGATGCTCGGCGAGTTCGAGTTCTCGGGCTTTCGCGTGGGCTACCGGGGAGAGGTGAAGATCGACGTGACGTTCGAGATCAACACCGACGGCATGGTGAACGTCTCGGCGGCGGATCAGGAGACGGGACAGAAGACGTCCACCACGCTCACCATGTCCTCGGGCCTGTCGGAGGCGGACATCCAGCGCTCCATCCAGGCCAACCAGCAACTCCAACTCGCGGGCCATGGAGGGGCGGACCTGCCCGCCGTGGCCGCTCCCCGCCGAGGCAGATAG
- a CDS encoding J domain-containing protein, with translation MSQPPHNGAGKPPPPPPPDIPAEPGQRPTVKVPTVSLGPRPASPPSGARPSSAGVPTVPSTGAASGTRPAVGMPPNDPSLRPTARVPTLSAAPASPPPPPVGSVPAASRPGSSPLSSAAIPAVPSTRRPGATPLSSAAIPVVPVSPRPGGTPLSSAAIPVVPPPPPGSGRPVSGVGMARPPPPPPGALQPPPPPAMPSIAPLVPAVAPVVPATAPPPAAPSNPMAELAERCARLDQMDYFEILRVERTASPADIKKAFYRESRAYHPDRFFQLQDKEVKERVNELYKRVTEAYYVLRDDAKRRQYTADVSGPERAHKLRFTEASESETRAASKRQVEEQIGTNPKGRQFYQTGAADADAGRWASAERNLKMALTYEPANTRYKEKLAEVQKVLLEESRKQGGDGFKIR, from the coding sequence ATGTCACAGCCTCCCCACAACGGCGCGGGCAAGCCTCCCCCGCCTCCACCTCCCGACATCCCCGCGGAGCCGGGCCAGCGCCCCACGGTCAAGGTGCCGACCGTGTCGCTGGGGCCGCGCCCGGCGTCTCCTCCGTCGGGGGCACGGCCCTCCTCGGCCGGGGTCCCCACGGTTCCCTCCACCGGGGCTGCATCCGGCACGCGACCCGCCGTCGGAATGCCTCCGAACGATCCCTCCCTGCGGCCCACCGCTCGGGTGCCAACCCTCTCCGCCGCCCCAGCGAGCCCGCCGCCTCCGCCCGTCGGGAGCGTGCCCGCCGCCTCGCGTCCTGGCTCCAGCCCGCTGTCCAGCGCCGCCATTCCGGCCGTGCCCTCCACTCGGCGTCCCGGCGCCACCCCGCTGTCCAGCGCCGCCATCCCCGTCGTGCCCGTCTCCCCACGGCCTGGCGGCACCCCGCTGTCCAGCGCCGCCATCCCCGTCGTGCCTCCGCCTCCGCCCGGCTCCGGGCGGCCCGTCTCGGGGGTGGGAATGGCCCGGCCCCCGCCGCCGCCTCCCGGTGCGCTCCAGCCACCTCCTCCGCCCGCGATGCCCTCCATCGCGCCGCTCGTGCCCGCCGTGGCGCCCGTGGTGCCCGCCACCGCGCCTCCGCCCGCCGCCCCGTCCAACCCCATGGCCGAGCTCGCGGAGCGCTGTGCCCGGCTGGACCAGATGGACTACTTCGAGATCCTCCGGGTGGAGCGCACCGCGTCCCCCGCGGACATCAAGAAGGCCTTCTACCGGGAGAGCCGCGCCTACCACCCGGACCGCTTCTTCCAGCTCCAGGACAAGGAAGTGAAGGAGCGCGTCAACGAACTCTACAAGCGCGTCACCGAGGCCTACTACGTGCTGCGCGACGACGCGAAGCGCCGGCAGTACACGGCGGACGTCTCGGGGCCCGAGCGCGCCCACAAGCTGCGCTTCACCGAGGCCTCCGAGTCCGAGACGCGCGCCGCCTCCAAGCGCCAGGTAGAGGAGCAGATCGGCACCAACCCCAAGGGCCGCCAGTTCTACCAGACGGGCGCGGCCGACGCCGACGCGGGGCGCTGGGCCTCGGCCGAGCGCAACCTGAAGATGGCCCTCACCTATGAACCCGCGAACACTCGCTACAAGGAGAAGCTCGCCGAGGTGCAGAAGGTGCTGCTAGAGGAGTCACGCAAGCAGGGGGGCGACGGTTTCAAGATCCGCTGA
- a CDS encoding CvpA family protein, whose translation MTIDLILLGLVLLFAVAGAITGGARQIAGMVAIVVAWFVARKLGPYVGPRMAEALGGAPLLFGTLAGSLLLFIVVLVAVRYALTTLLRRMMGAKNPEQRSADNVVGFVLGGLKVVIIAYVMISALVFVDKYVVVAGRNLGVSPKDSVAFDLARRYNLFELTQFAAVRDMVVLAQVSSDPERARRLAEDPAYKALKKDSRFQKAMANKNLRAALERGDTQEVLRNNLVLQLLQDPQFVARLGAAARASQRD comes from the coding sequence GTGACCATCGATCTCATCCTCCTGGGGCTCGTGCTGCTGTTCGCCGTGGCGGGAGCCATCACCGGCGGGGCCCGGCAGATCGCCGGCATGGTGGCGATCGTGGTGGCGTGGTTCGTCGCGCGCAAGCTCGGCCCGTACGTGGGTCCGCGGATGGCCGAGGCGCTCGGCGGCGCCCCACTGCTCTTCGGGACGCTCGCCGGCTCCCTGCTGCTCTTCATCGTCGTCCTGGTGGCGGTGCGCTACGCCCTGACCACCCTGCTGCGGCGGATGATGGGCGCGAAGAACCCGGAGCAGCGCAGCGCGGACAACGTCGTGGGCTTCGTGCTCGGCGGCCTCAAGGTGGTGATCATCGCCTACGTGATGATCAGCGCGCTCGTCTTCGTGGACAAGTACGTGGTGGTGGCCGGGCGCAACCTCGGCGTGTCCCCCAAGGACTCCGTGGCCTTCGATCTGGCGCGGCGCTACAACCTCTTCGAGCTGACGCAGTTCGCCGCCGTGAGGGACATGGTCGTGCTGGCCCAGGTGTCCAGCGACCCCGAGCGGGCCCGCCGCCTGGCGGAGGACCCCGCCTACAAGGCCCTGAAGAAGGACTCCCGCTTCCAGAAGGCGATGGCGAACAAGAACCTGCGCGCCGCCCTCGAGCGGGGAGACACCCAGGAGGTCCTGCGCAACAACCTCGTCCTCCAGTTGCTGCAGGATCCCCAGTTCGTGGCCCGGCTGGGCGCCGCGGCGAGGGCCAGTCAGCGCGACTGA
- the clpX gene encoding ATP-dependent Clp protease ATP-binding subunit ClpX, with protein MESSARRDSPILTPREIYERLDRYVIGQEAAKRAVAIAAHNHLKRIQARRMRRGTLIKKSNILLIGPTGSGKTHIARNLADILSVPFTTVDATEYTEAGYYGKDVEVMVADLLFKSNHSVEDTQRGIIFIDEVDKIARRSQGARNGAGSRDIGGEGVQQALLKLLEGREVFVPMNVTQSFNRGDMVPIDTRDILFICAGTFSDLQEYGSQGESRPLGFGAPDVKALRRRITTKQLVEFGMLSEFLGRLPVVVQLELLGEPELLRVLTEPPDSIVREYGELLGLDGIELDLSEEALREVVRFSVDKGLGARGLRSILEHVMADVMFEAPERRHRRVTVDRAFVRARLEGLEAGAGLGA; from the coding sequence ATGGAGTCGTCCGCACGCAGGGACTCACCGATACTGACGCCGAGAGAGATCTACGAGCGGCTGGACCGCTACGTCATTGGCCAGGAAGCGGCCAAGCGCGCCGTGGCCATCGCCGCCCACAACCACCTCAAGCGCATCCAGGCGCGGCGGATGAGGCGCGGCACGCTCATCAAGAAGTCCAACATCCTGCTCATCGGGCCCACGGGCAGCGGCAAGACGCACATCGCCCGCAACCTGGCGGACATCCTCTCCGTGCCCTTCACCACCGTGGATGCCACCGAGTACACGGAGGCCGGCTACTACGGCAAGGACGTGGAGGTGATGGTCGCGGACCTGCTCTTCAAGAGCAACCACTCGGTGGAGGACACCCAGCGGGGCATCATCTTCATCGACGAGGTGGACAAGATCGCCCGGCGCTCGCAGGGCGCGCGCAACGGAGCGGGCAGCCGGGACATCGGTGGTGAGGGGGTTCAGCAAGCGCTCCTCAAGCTGTTGGAGGGGCGCGAGGTCTTCGTCCCCATGAATGTCACCCAATCGTTCAATCGGGGTGACATGGTGCCCATCGACACCCGGGACATCCTGTTCATCTGCGCGGGGACGTTCTCCGACCTGCAGGAGTACGGCAGCCAGGGCGAGTCGCGGCCCCTGGGCTTCGGCGCCCCGGACGTGAAGGCGCTGCGCCGGCGCATCACCACCAAGCAGCTCGTGGAGTTCGGGATGCTCTCGGAGTTCCTCGGGCGTCTGCCGGTGGTGGTGCAGTTGGAGCTGCTGGGCGAGCCGGAGCTGTTGCGCGTGCTCACCGAGCCGCCGGACTCCATCGTGCGCGAGTATGGCGAGCTGCTGGGCCTGGACGGCATCGAGCTGGACTTGAGCGAGGAGGCGCTGCGCGAGGTGGTGCGCTTCTCCGTGGACAAGGGGTTGGGCGCGCGCGGCCTGCGCTCCATCCTCGAGCACGTGATGGCGGACGTGATGTTCGAGGCGCCCGAGCGCCGTCACCGCCGGGTCACCGTGGACAGGGCCTTCGTGCGCGCCCGGTTGGAGGGACTGGAGGCCGGGGCGGGGCTCGGGGCCTGA
- the speA gene encoding biosynthetic arginine decarboxylase — protein MPPITPQHRWTLADAQDTYGIRNWGSPYFGVNDKGHVCVHPDGPTAPNMDLKELVDEVRRRGIGLPLLLRFTDVLRHRVVHLNQAFRKAISEHNYKGVYQGVYPIKVNQHRYVAETIVETGKQFGYGLEAGSKPELLAVMALLDREDALVICNGYKDEEYVETALRFSRLGRKVILVVEKPSELPLIAEVARKTGIAPRIGMRVKLSSRGAGRWEASGGDRSKFGLSSSELMSALGFLRESGLLPCFELLHFHLGSQISNIRNVKNALREVGRFFVEVARLGAPLKYLDVGGGLGVDYDGSQTNFTSSMNYTTEEYANDVVFSVMEACDAAGVQHPTLVSESGRAVVAHHAVLIVDVLGTSEFDPVQVPDKVDDKAPSVVRNLLSTFREVTNKNLLEAYHDAQEYKEESLTLFSLGHLSLEQRVMAENIFWALCHKIMRIARESGEIPEELEALEKQLSDTYFCNFSVFQSLPDSWAIDQLFPIMPIHRLNERPTRQAVLADITCDSDGKIDHFIDKREVKDALELHPLNNDDYYLGIFLVGAYQEILGDLHNLFGDTHAVQVSLAPNGGYLIDHVVEGDTVTEVLNYVSYNKDDLVAKLRKSTEVALRNGRLSLDESRQLLRMYEEGLSGYTYLEREVDASFVAGHGQLRLVVQDGKSPVPPTGTGT, from the coding sequence ATGCCGCCAATCACTCCTCAGCACCGTTGGACCCTCGCCGATGCCCAGGACACCTACGGCATCCGCAACTGGGGCTCGCCCTACTTCGGCGTCAACGACAAGGGTCATGTGTGCGTCCATCCCGACGGGCCCACCGCCCCGAACATGGACCTGAAGGAGCTGGTGGACGAGGTGCGGCGCCGAGGCATCGGCCTGCCCCTGCTCCTGCGCTTCACGGACGTGCTGCGCCACCGCGTGGTGCACCTCAACCAGGCGTTCCGCAAGGCCATCTCCGAGCACAACTACAAGGGCGTGTACCAGGGGGTGTACCCCATCAAGGTGAACCAGCACCGCTACGTCGCCGAGACGATCGTCGAGACGGGCAAGCAGTTCGGCTACGGCCTGGAGGCCGGCAGCAAGCCGGAGCTGCTCGCGGTGATGGCGCTGCTGGATCGCGAGGACGCGCTCGTCATCTGCAACGGCTACAAGGACGAGGAGTACGTGGAGACGGCGCTGCGCTTCTCGCGCCTGGGCCGCAAGGTGATTCTGGTGGTGGAGAAGCCCTCGGAGCTGCCCCTCATCGCCGAGGTGGCACGCAAGACGGGCATCGCCCCGCGCATCGGCATGCGCGTGAAGCTGTCCAGCCGCGGCGCGGGCCGCTGGGAGGCCTCGGGCGGAGACCGCTCCAAGTTCGGCCTGTCCTCCTCGGAGCTGATGAGCGCCCTGGGATTTCTCAGGGAGTCCGGGCTCCTGCCCTGTTTCGAGCTGTTGCACTTCCACCTGGGCAGCCAGATCTCCAACATCCGCAACGTGAAGAACGCGCTGCGCGAGGTGGGCCGATTCTTCGTGGAGGTGGCCCGGCTGGGCGCGCCGCTCAAGTACCTGGACGTGGGCGGCGGCCTGGGCGTGGACTACGACGGCTCGCAGACGAACTTCACCTCCTCCATGAACTACACGACGGAGGAGTACGCCAACGACGTGGTGTTCTCCGTGATGGAGGCCTGTGACGCCGCGGGGGTGCAGCACCCCACGCTGGTGTCCGAGTCGGGCCGCGCCGTGGTGGCGCACCACGCGGTGCTCATCGTGGACGTGCTGGGCACCAGCGAGTTCGATCCCGTACAGGTGCCGGACAAGGTGGACGACAAGGCGCCCAGCGTCGTGCGCAACCTCCTGTCCACCTTCCGCGAGGTGACGAACAAGAACCTGCTGGAGGCCTACCACGACGCCCAGGAGTACAAGGAGGAGAGCCTGACGCTCTTCTCGCTCGGCCACCTGTCGCTGGAGCAGCGGGTGATGGCGGAGAACATCTTCTGGGCGCTGTGCCACAAGATCATGCGCATCGCGCGTGAGTCGGGCGAAATCCCCGAGGAGCTCGAGGCGCTGGAGAAGCAGCTCTCGGACACCTACTTCTGCAACTTCTCGGTGTTCCAGTCGCTGCCGGACTCGTGGGCGATTGATCAGCTCTTCCCCATCATGCCCATCCACCGGCTCAACGAGCGGCCCACGCGCCAGGCGGTGCTGGCGGACATCACCTGCGACTCGGACGGGAAGATCGACCACTTCATCGACAAGCGCGAGGTGAAGGACGCGCTGGAGCTGCACCCGCTCAACAACGATGACTACTACCTGGGCATCTTCCTGGTGGGGGCCTACCAGGAGATTCTGGGCGACCTGCACAACCTCTTCGGTGACACGCACGCGGTGCAGGTGTCGCTGGCGCCCAACGGCGGCTACCTGATCGACCACGTGGTGGAGGGCGACACGGTGACCGAGGTGCTCAACTACGTGAGCTACAACAAGGACGACCTCGTGGCGAAGCTGCGCAAGTCCACCGAGGTGGCGCTGCGCAACGGCCGGCTGTCCCTGGACGAGTCGCGCCAGCTCCTGCGCATGTACGAGGAGGGGCTGTCCGGCTACACGTACCTGGAGCGCGAGGTGGATGCCTCGTTCGTGGCGGGCCACGGGCAGCTTCGCCTGGTGGTGCAGGACGGCAAGTCGCCCGTTCCGCCCACCGGCACCGGCACCTGA
- a CDS encoding SDR family NAD(P)-dependent oxidoreductase — protein sequence MKLLQDKVILVTGASSGIGWATALALADAGARVVASARREERGRELVARIQARGGQAIWVTADMRDEQDIQRAVQTARSTHGRLDGAFNNAGAGIMKPLTETTNAEYESLMDINLRGTFWCLKYQLQAMLEGGGGAIVNCASVGASRAMPGLSVYGATKAGVVGLTRGAAIDYAQRNIRVNSVSPGVIESEMGTEGWRLDDPQGRAFASGLHPMNRVGSPEEVASLVVYLLSDQSSFVTGQDFLVDGGLSATLMPPIAMGRGG from the coding sequence ATGAAACTGCTCCAGGACAAGGTGATTCTCGTGACGGGTGCGAGTTCGGGAATCGGTTGGGCCACGGCGTTGGCGCTCGCCGACGCGGGCGCCCGGGTCGTCGCGAGCGCCCGGCGGGAGGAGCGTGGCCGGGAGCTCGTCGCGCGCATCCAGGCGCGTGGCGGACAAGCCATCTGGGTCACCGCCGACATGCGCGACGAGCAGGACATCCAGCGGGCCGTCCAGACGGCGCGCTCGACCCATGGGCGCCTCGATGGCGCCTTCAACAACGCGGGGGCGGGCATCATGAAGCCGCTCACCGAGACGACCAACGCCGAGTACGAGTCGTTGATGGACATCAACCTGCGCGGCACCTTCTGGTGTCTGAAGTACCAGCTCCAGGCCATGCTCGAGGGCGGGGGAGGCGCCATCGTCAACTGCGCCTCCGTGGGGGCGTCGCGAGCCATGCCCGGCCTCTCCGTCTATGGCGCCACCAAGGCGGGAGTCGTCGGCCTCACGCGGGGCGCCGCCATCGACTACGCGCAGCGCAACATCCGGGTCAACTCGGTGAGCCCCGGTGTCATCGAGTCGGAGATGGGCACCGAGGGCTGGCGCCTGGACGATCCCCAGGGCCGAGCCTTCGCGTCGGGGTTGCACCCGATGAACCGCGTGGGCTCTCCCGAGGAGGTGGCCTCGCTCGTCGTCTATCTGTTGAGCGACCAGTCCTCGTTCGTCACGGGGCAGGACTTCCTCGTCGATGGGGGGTTGTCCGCGACGCTCATGCCCCCCATCGCCATGGGCCGCGGCGGCTGA